The following are encoded in a window of uncultured Sphaerochaeta sp. genomic DNA:
- a CDS encoding manganese efflux pump MntP family protein: MGIIELLMLSVGLAMDAFAVSLCKGLRMRRINWSQGILIAFSFGFFQAGMPLIGWSLGHQFERFITPVDHWIAFILLSIIGAKMLYDSITEDPTCPVETVDHIDLKELLLLSIATSIDALAVGITLAFLNTDIILSISLIGIITFFLSLLAVIIGNHFGNRLQSKAGILGGIVLILIGGRILLSHLGIFCF; this comes from the coding sequence TTGGGAATCATAGAATTGCTCATGCTCTCTGTAGGCCTTGCTATGGATGCGTTTGCTGTATCCTTATGCAAAGGACTCAGGATGCGCAGAATCAATTGGTCCCAGGGAATCCTCATCGCGTTCTCCTTCGGTTTCTTCCAAGCGGGAATGCCGCTCATAGGATGGTCGCTCGGTCATCAGTTTGAACGTTTCATTACCCCTGTAGACCATTGGATTGCGTTCATCCTCCTCTCCATCATAGGAGCAAAGATGCTCTATGATTCCATCACAGAAGACCCTACCTGCCCCGTAGAAACAGTGGATCATATTGATCTCAAAGAACTATTACTGCTTTCCATTGCAACCAGTATCGATGCCTTGGCAGTTGGGATCACCCTTGCATTTCTGAACACCGATATCATCCTTTCCATCTCCTTGATCGGCATTATCACATTTTTCCTGTCACTGCTTGCCGTCATCATCGGAAACCACTTTGGTAATCGCCTTCAGAGCAAGGCGGGAATTCTGGGTGGGATTGTCCTTATCCTCATCGGAGGAAGAATCCTACTCTCCCACCTTGGCATCTTCTGTTTCTAG
- a CDS encoding KamA family radical SAM protein, protein MQTRDDMTVVTTKEALQKYLSLTEDEIAFDEHMGCSLPMKIPTYFLSLINPEDPDDPLRRQVVPTRDEQIAEPKGSTDPLEEVRYSVQDRLIHRYKSRVAFLTTDICPLYCRHCFRRRFTGTFQGPASETQISEAATYVANHQEVTEILFTGGDVLTLSDSRLQSMIEAFRSKRPDLVIRLCTRMPASYPARITDSLITMLKQFRSAPFYLMCQFNHPRELTPQAIEAIDRFVDAGIPAMNQTVLLRGVNDDVEVLVELCNRLVSNRIKPYYLFQGDLVEGTAHFRVPIEKGLHLEEQLRQRLSGLAMPVYAIDLPEGGGKVPLGRSYLLGKNEQGEWMFRNAEGIIRTYPDPIREELSGQAHLE, encoded by the coding sequence ATGCAAACACGTGATGACATGACAGTAGTAACTACAAAAGAAGCACTACAGAAATACCTCTCCCTTACGGAGGATGAGATAGCCTTTGATGAACACATGGGCTGTTCTCTCCCTATGAAGATACCTACCTACTTTCTCTCCCTGATCAATCCAGAGGATCCTGATGATCCGCTCAGGCGCCAAGTAGTTCCCACAAGAGACGAACAGATCGCCGAGCCCAAGGGGAGTACAGACCCTTTGGAGGAAGTCAGGTACAGCGTTCAAGATCGACTCATTCACCGGTATAAGAGCAGGGTCGCCTTCCTGACCACTGATATCTGTCCTCTGTACTGCAGGCACTGTTTCCGTCGCCGTTTCACAGGGACTTTCCAGGGTCCTGCAAGTGAAACCCAGATCAGTGAGGCAGCAACTTATGTGGCAAATCACCAGGAAGTGACAGAGATACTCTTTACCGGTGGTGATGTACTCACCCTCTCCGATTCCCGTTTGCAGTCCATGATAGAAGCGTTCAGAAGCAAGCGCCCCGACCTTGTGATCCGACTCTGTACGAGGATGCCAGCCTCCTATCCTGCAAGGATCACAGACTCCCTGATCACCATGCTGAAGCAGTTCCGGAGTGCCCCGTTCTACCTCATGTGTCAGTTCAATCATCCGAGGGAACTCACCCCCCAAGCAATTGAAGCGATAGACCGCTTTGTTGATGCGGGTATCCCTGCAATGAATCAGACAGTATTGCTAAGAGGGGTAAATGATGATGTGGAGGTGCTTGTTGAGCTTTGCAATCGCTTGGTTTCCAACAGGATCAAACCCTATTACCTCTTTCAGGGAGATCTCGTGGAAGGAACCGCTCACTTTCGTGTCCCCATCGAGAAAGGGCTTCACCTGGAAGAGCAACTGAGACAGCGTCTCTCCGGCCTTGCCATGCCGGTATATGCAATAGACCTTCCCGAAGGTGGTGGGAAGGTTCCATTGGGGAGAAGTTATTTACTTGGGAAAAACGAACAAGGTGAATGGATGTTCAGAAATGCAGAGGGAATAATCAGGACCTATCCTGATCCAATCAGAGAGGAGCTATCCGGTCAAGCACATCTTGAATAG
- a CDS encoding cupin domain-containing protein gives MIKNFKPSEVMRFADQVTYQEGQVVSKTLAQDKHHSLTLFAFEKGEEISTHASSGDALVIALDGEGLVTIDGQEFKLGKGDSILMPSDLPHAIYAPERFKMFLVVSF, from the coding sequence ATGATTAAGAATTTCAAACCATCTGAAGTAATGCGTTTTGCAGACCAGGTTACTTATCAGGAAGGACAGGTCGTGAGCAAGACCCTTGCACAGGACAAGCATCACAGCCTTACCCTCTTTGCCTTCGAGAAAGGGGAGGAGATCAGCACCCACGCAAGTAGCGGGGATGCTCTGGTCATTGCCCTTGACGGAGAAGGACTGGTGACCATTGATGGTCAGGAGTTTAAACTGGGTAAAGGGGATTCAATTCTGATGCCAAGTGATTTACCACATGCAATATATGCTCCAGAACGTTTCAAGATGTTTCTGGTAGTCAGCTTTTAA
- a CDS encoding MFS transporter: MAKTQKKGLKGYYTTTFLIGLGFFTMGLMDPLYDTYVPIFLARFVQSKALIGSIMTFDNILAIFLIPVFSAISDRTHTRIGRRMPFIVICLPVTAVAFGLIPFSALNSLWLLILLVFILNLFKQAVRGPVVALMPDMIPGNLRSEANGVINTMGGIATIVGTVGLARLMDIPINLPGRGPTTEILAFPISSVLVIIAVLLLFFFVKERKATASEQSEKKEPILHSLKVIFAERDKSALFILLSLLFWFIGYQGILPFVGLYSKDILRTSSGTASLAAGMVGIAYALFAIPSGIVAHRVGRKKTIRLSLAILVILLAGVFLHDPITSGLSDAFRQYTFWALLFGFGIFWVSVVTNSFPMLWQMSTYQTVGIYTGLYYFFSQLASIISPPITGAFIDLFGFRAIFLYGSASMLIAFFLMGRVMRGEPSDDGKGESLETEDAKVGE; this comes from the coding sequence ATGGCCAAAACACAAAAAAAGGGGTTGAAGGGGTACTATACTACCACCTTTCTAATCGGTCTTGGATTTTTTACCATGGGGTTGATGGACCCTCTCTATGATACCTATGTTCCTATCTTTCTTGCCCGTTTTGTTCAATCTAAAGCCCTGATCGGGTCAATCATGACCTTCGATAATATTCTGGCCATATTTTTGATTCCTGTCTTCAGTGCCATCAGCGATAGGACCCATACGAGGATAGGACGAAGGATGCCGTTTATCGTCATCTGTCTCCCCGTTACAGCAGTTGCCTTTGGACTGATACCCTTCTCGGCTTTGAACAGTCTCTGGCTGCTTATCCTGCTGGTGTTCATTCTCAACCTGTTCAAACAGGCTGTTCGGGGACCTGTCGTTGCACTCATGCCTGATATGATACCTGGGAATCTTCGTAGCGAAGCCAACGGTGTAATCAATACCATGGGAGGCATTGCCACCATCGTAGGAACAGTCGGGCTTGCACGGTTGATGGATATCCCGATCAATCTTCCCGGTCGTGGTCCCACCACCGAAATCCTTGCCTTCCCCATTTCCTCTGTTCTTGTCATCATCGCTGTACTGCTCCTCTTTTTCTTTGTAAAGGAGAGAAAGGCAACTGCATCTGAGCAAAGCGAAAAAAAGGAGCCGATCCTTCACTCCCTGAAAGTTATCTTCGCAGAGCGTGACAAGAGTGCTCTCTTTATTCTGCTCTCATTACTGTTCTGGTTTATTGGGTACCAAGGGATCCTTCCCTTTGTTGGTCTGTACTCCAAGGATATCCTGAGAACCAGCAGTGGCACTGCAAGCTTGGCTGCCGGTATGGTAGGCATCGCATATGCTCTCTTCGCCATTCCTTCAGGAATTGTGGCACACCGTGTAGGAAGAAAGAAAACAATTCGTCTCTCCTTGGCAATTCTGGTTATCTTGCTCGCAGGGGTCTTCCTGCATGATCCAATCACCAGTGGGTTGAGTGATGCATTCCGTCAATATACCTTCTGGGCCCTGCTTTTCGGCTTTGGTATATTTTGGGTGTCGGTGGTTACCAACAGCTTCCCGATGCTCTGGCAGATGTCCACTTACCAGACTGTAGGTATTTATACAGGCCTATACTATTTCTTCAGCCAGCTAGCGTCGATCATCAGTCCCCCGATTACCGGTGCCTTCATCGACTTATTCGGATTCAGGGCAATATTCCTCTATGGTTCAGCTTCCATGCTGATTGCATTCTTCCTGATGGGTCGTGTTATGAGAGGGGAGCCCTCTGATGATGGTAAGGGTGAGAGCCTAGAAACAGAAGATGCCAAGGTGGGAGAGTAG
- the hcp gene encoding hydroxylamine reductase: MDNKMFCFQCQETARNFGCTQVGVCGKQPETANLQDLLIYVTKGLSQVATRLRGENKSVSKDINHIVTYNLFTTITNANFDDEKVAERILLTIEAKKGLLAELSNKKGLSEAALYDNTDTASYEEFSKTVGVLAESNEDVRSLKELITYGLKGVSAYTKHANNLIKENEELDAFIQSALNDLLEEKSVDELVALTLKTGEWGVAGMALLDGANTGTYGNPEMTKVKIGVGKNPGILISGHDLRDLEMLLEQTQGTGVDVYTHSEMLPAHYYPAFKKYPNFYGNYGNAWWMQKKEFESFNGPILMTTNCIVPPAESYKSRLYTTGATGFPGCKHIEGGIGDKKDFSEIIELAKTCPAPTEIESGEIIGGFAHEQVFALADQVVDAVKSGAIKKFVVMGGCDGRSKSRDYYTEFAKNLPKDTVILTAGCAKYRYNKLNLGDIGGIPRVLDAGQCNDSYSLALIALKLKEVFGLDDINDLPIAYNIAWYEQKAVIVLLALLYLGVKNIHLGPTLPAFLSPNVASVLVENFGIAGISSVEDDLAELIG, translated from the coding sequence ATGGACAACAAGATGTTCTGTTTCCAATGTCAGGAAACCGCCCGCAATTTCGGATGTACGCAGGTAGGGGTTTGTGGCAAGCAGCCAGAGACCGCAAACCTGCAGGATCTTTTGATCTATGTGACCAAGGGGCTGAGCCAAGTTGCAACCAGACTCCGCGGGGAAAACAAGTCAGTCAGTAAGGATATCAACCACATTGTCACCTACAATCTGTTCACCACCATTACCAATGCAAACTTTGACGATGAGAAGGTGGCCGAGAGAATTCTCCTTACCATCGAAGCAAAGAAGGGTTTGCTTGCAGAACTCTCCAATAAGAAAGGGTTGAGTGAAGCTGCTCTGTATGACAACACCGACACTGCTTCCTATGAAGAGTTTTCCAAGACAGTTGGCGTACTTGCTGAAAGTAATGAAGATGTCCGCTCCTTGAAGGAGTTAATCACCTATGGCCTGAAGGGAGTGAGTGCATACACCAAGCATGCAAACAACCTGATCAAGGAAAATGAAGAGCTCGATGCCTTTATCCAGAGTGCCCTGAATGACCTGCTTGAAGAGAAGAGTGTTGATGAGCTTGTTGCCCTTACCCTGAAGACAGGGGAATGGGGTGTTGCAGGCATGGCACTGCTCGATGGAGCAAATACCGGCACCTATGGTAATCCTGAAATGACAAAGGTAAAGATTGGTGTTGGCAAGAACCCTGGCATCCTTATCAGCGGTCACGACCTCAGGGATCTCGAGATGTTACTTGAACAGACCCAGGGTACTGGTGTTGATGTATACACCCACTCTGAGATGCTCCCTGCCCACTACTATCCCGCATTCAAGAAGTATCCCAACTTCTATGGCAACTATGGTAACGCATGGTGGATGCAGAAAAAGGAGTTCGAATCCTTCAACGGTCCCATCTTGATGACCACCAACTGTATCGTACCTCCTGCCGAATCATACAAGAGTCGCCTCTATACCACCGGAGCAACCGGTTTCCCGGGCTGCAAGCATATTGAAGGTGGTATTGGGGATAAGAAGGACTTTAGTGAGATCATTGAACTTGCCAAGACCTGTCCTGCCCCAACGGAGATTGAATCAGGAGAGATCATCGGTGGATTTGCCCATGAGCAGGTCTTTGCTCTTGCTGACCAGGTAGTGGATGCAGTGAAGAGTGGTGCGATCAAGAAGTTCGTGGTCATGGGTGGTTGTGATGGCCGCTCAAAGAGCAGGGATTACTACACGGAGTTTGCAAAGAATCTGCCCAAGGATACGGTAATCCTGACCGCAGGTTGTGCAAAGTATCGCTACAACAAGCTGAACCTTGGTGATATCGGTGGAATCCCCCGCGTCCTTGATGCTGGTCAGTGTAACGACTCCTACTCCTTGGCACTCATTGCCTTGAAGTTGAAGGAAGTCTTTGGCCTGGATGATATCAATGATCTTCCCATCGCCTACAACATTGCCTGGTATGAGCAGAAAGCTGTCATCGTACTGCTTGCCTTGCTCTACTTGGGTGTTAAGAACATCCACCTCGGGCCTACATTGCCTGCATTCCTTTCACCGAATGTAGCCAGCGTATTGGTTGAGAACTTCGGAATTGCCGGAATCTCATCGGTTGAGGATGACCTTGCAGAATTAATCGGCTAA
- a CDS encoding DUF1302 family protein, giving the protein MKQKSIVLASILLIAVLSPAVAGDGVFSGMVRDYATLRFDQVDMPVHEITADLKYDYYGDLGKLTLHPVAYSSPNEGVELDLHEAYFDFYLQDADLRVGKQKVIWGEAEGAFITDLVSPRDMRSFILADFTEIRKAVPAIKVDYYAGDYTLQGIWVTHFIPSTIPSQDSMWAQTPSMPFPPTVTATINDPTMPDASLENSEAFLSLGRFGNTISWKVNGGYVFTDEPLVTGVTAPTLTSREISQGYERYGFVGGSFNTTLGSVVLRGEAALALEKPMNSVDTTSNPPISIEYHNQVQTLVGLDWNMLGAQWSSQYLLTYTHDHNDSLVSQMKPIKEFAHTLTFRVQDTFLDERLTAKLFTYVELEPANALIRPSLSYNFGDGVLLEGGVELFVGDEEGTFGVYQDNSMAWAALRWYF; this is encoded by the coding sequence ATGAAGCAGAAAAGCATCGTACTAGCAAGTATTTTACTCATTGCAGTCCTGTCACCGGCAGTAGCCGGGGACGGGGTATTCAGCGGCATGGTTAGAGACTATGCCACCCTTCGTTTTGACCAAGTTGACATGCCTGTGCATGAGATAACAGCTGACCTTAAGTATGACTACTATGGGGACCTGGGAAAACTTACCCTACACCCGGTAGCGTACAGCTCGCCAAACGAAGGTGTTGAATTAGATCTTCATGAAGCCTACTTCGATTTCTATCTACAGGATGCAGACCTCAGGGTCGGTAAGCAGAAGGTCATCTGGGGTGAAGCTGAGGGAGCATTCATCACCGACCTGGTAAGTCCCAGGGATATGCGCTCGTTCATCCTTGCTGACTTTACGGAGATCCGTAAGGCAGTTCCGGCCATCAAGGTAGACTACTATGCAGGGGATTACACACTGCAGGGAATCTGGGTGACGCATTTCATTCCATCCACGATTCCTTCCCAGGATTCAATGTGGGCACAGACACCTTCCATGCCGTTTCCTCCAACAGTTACTGCTACGATCAATGATCCAACGATGCCAGATGCCAGCCTGGAAAATAGTGAGGCATTCCTCTCATTGGGGAGGTTTGGAAATACCATCAGCTGGAAGGTAAACGGAGGGTATGTGTTCACCGATGAACCCTTGGTTACAGGGGTAACTGCTCCTACTCTGACCTCAAGAGAAATTTCCCAAGGGTATGAGCGGTACGGATTTGTTGGAGGTAGCTTCAATACCACCCTGGGAAGTGTGGTACTCAGGGGAGAGGCAGCTCTGGCTCTCGAAAAACCGATGAACAGCGTTGATACCACAAGTAATCCACCCATCTCAATCGAGTACCATAACCAGGTACAGACGTTGGTGGGACTGGATTGGAATATGCTGGGGGCCCAGTGGTCGAGTCAGTATCTGCTTACCTATACCCATGACCATAATGATTCATTGGTAAGTCAGATGAAACCCATCAAGGAGTTTGCCCACACCCTCACCTTCAGGGTTCAGGATACATTCCTTGATGAACGCCTGACTGCAAAACTTTTCACGTATGTGGAGCTTGAACCTGCCAATGCCCTGATCAGGCCATCCCTCTCCTACAATTTTGGGGACGGAGTTCTGCTTGAAGGCGGCGTGGAGTTATTTGTTGGTGATGAAGAGGGTACTTTCGGAGTTTACCAGGATAACTCCATGGCTTGGGCTGCACTTCGCTGGTACTTCTAG